Proteins co-encoded in one Oreochromis aureus strain Israel breed Guangdong linkage group 3, ZZ_aureus, whole genome shotgun sequence genomic window:
- the LOC116333368 gene encoding uncharacterized protein LOC116333368 isoform X3 codes for MATDKYNDILDQQIPLQQPCPKDIHAVLREMTALVAEQKVKITFLEKENQDNVAKLKELEKKETEIDKLKQQLQDQVAKLEELERQTKEIHDIKQQLQVKRVAFSASLLDKGDGHTGPFNAHTTLIFKRVFTNIGNAYNPHTDQLHWIITSLDLHPFSLSQVFPFVGRSSVPENQSVSSQLK; via the exons ATGGCGACAGATAAATATAATGACATTCTTGACCAGCAGATTCCACTCCAACAGCCTTGTCCAAAGGACATTCATGCTGTGCTGAGAGAGATGACCGCCTTGGTGGCTGAACAGAAGGTGAAGATCACATTTCTAGAAAAAGAGAATCAAG ACAATGTTGCAAAGCTGAAGGAACTGGAGAAAAAGGAGACAGAGATTGACAAGCTGAAGCAGCAGCTACAAG ACCAGGTAGCAAAACTGGAAGAACTGGAGAGGCAGACAAAGGAGATTCATGACATAAAACAACAGCTACAAG TCAAACGGGTGGCTTTCTCAGCCTCTTTGTTGGATAAAGGTGATGGCCACACTGGACCATTTAACGCCCACACCACCCTCATCTTCAAACGTGTTTTCACAAACATAGGGAATGCCTACAACCCACACACAG ATCAGCTGCACTGGATCATCACCAGCTTGGATCTTCATCCTTTTTCACTCAGTCaagtctttccttttgttgGCCGTTCCTCTGTACCAGAAAACCAAAGTGTGTCATCACAGCTAAAATAA
- the LOC116333368 gene encoding complement C1q tumor necrosis factor-related protein 3-like isoform X1, which translates to MATDKYNDILDQQIPLQQPCPKDIHAVLREMTALVAEQKVKITFLEKENQDNVAKLKELEKKETEIDKLKQQLQDQVAKLEELERQTKEIHDIKQQLQVKRVAFSASLLDKGDGHTGPFNAHTTLIFKRVFTNIGNAYNPHTGIFTAPVRGAYHFEWYIGAHGDASHGTCAVLFKNGEHIFSAWEHQPSHFGTSSNAATLVLEVGDQAFLRLWINNKIYDNQNHHSTFSGHLIFNM; encoded by the exons ATGGCGACAGATAAATATAATGACATTCTTGACCAGCAGATTCCACTCCAACAGCCTTGTCCAAAGGACATTCATGCTGTGCTGAGAGAGATGACCGCCTTGGTGGCTGAACAGAAGGTGAAGATCACATTTCTAGAAAAAGAGAATCAAG ACAATGTTGCAAAGCTGAAGGAACTGGAGAAAAAGGAGACAGAGATTGACAAGCTGAAGCAGCAGCTACAAG ACCAGGTAGCAAAACTGGAAGAACTGGAGAGGCAGACAAAGGAGATTCATGACATAAAACAACAGCTACAAG TCAAACGGGTGGCTTTCTCAGCCTCTTTGTTGGATAAAGGTGATGGCCACACTGGACCATTTAACGCCCACACCACCCTCATCTTCAAACGTGTTTTCACAAACATAGGGAATGCCTACAACCCACACACAG GTATTTTCACCGCACCAGTGAGAGGAGCCTACCACTTTGAGTGGTACATAGGTGCACATGGAGATGCTTCGCATGGTACATGTGCTGTGTTGTTTAAGAATGGAGAGCACATTTTTTCAGCATGGGAACATCAGCCATCTCATTTTGGGACTTCCTCTAATGCAGCCACACTGGTTCTAGAGGTTGGAGATCAGGCGTTTTTGCGCCTCTGGATTAACAATAAAATATACGACAATCAAAATCACCATTCCACCTTCAGCGGTCATCTGATTTTCAACATGTGA
- the LOC116333368 gene encoding complement C1q tumor necrosis factor-related protein 3-like isoform X2 yields MTALVAEQKVKITFLEKENQDNVAKLKELEKKETEIDKLKQQLQDQVAKLEELERQTKEIHDIKQQLQVKRVAFSASLLDKGDGHTGPFNAHTTLIFKRVFTNIGNAYNPHTGIFTAPVRGAYHFEWYIGAHGDASHGTCAVLFKNGEHIFSAWEHQPSHFGTSSNAATLVLEVGDQAFLRLWINNKIYDNQNHHSTFSGHLIFNM; encoded by the exons ATGACCGCCTTGGTGGCTGAACAGAAGGTGAAGATCACATTTCTAGAAAAAGAGAATCAAG ACAATGTTGCAAAGCTGAAGGAACTGGAGAAAAAGGAGACAGAGATTGACAAGCTGAAGCAGCAGCTACAAG ACCAGGTAGCAAAACTGGAAGAACTGGAGAGGCAGACAAAGGAGATTCATGACATAAAACAACAGCTACAAG TCAAACGGGTGGCTTTCTCAGCCTCTTTGTTGGATAAAGGTGATGGCCACACTGGACCATTTAACGCCCACACCACCCTCATCTTCAAACGTGTTTTCACAAACATAGGGAATGCCTACAACCCACACACAG GTATTTTCACCGCACCAGTGAGAGGAGCCTACCACTTTGAGTGGTACATAGGTGCACATGGAGATGCTTCGCATGGTACATGTGCTGTGTTGTTTAAGAATGGAGAGCACATTTTTTCAGCATGGGAACATCAGCCATCTCATTTTGGGACTTCCTCTAATGCAGCCACACTGGTTCTAGAGGTTGGAGATCAGGCGTTTTTGCGCCTCTGGATTAACAATAAAATATACGACAATCAAAATCACCATTCCACCTTCAGCGGTCATCTGATTTTCAACATGTGA